The following proteins are co-located in the Purpureocillium takamizusanense chromosome 10, complete sequence genome:
- a CDS encoding uncharacterized protein (EggNog:ENOG503NY5U~COG:Q), with protein sequence MSTSTVLIVGATRGLGASLVRQYVARAGATVFATTRSNIIPSGFPVPVKWLPGIDLMSRDAGDTLVKLLKDPHASPPLSTVIITAGHFTTEDLTAEKGPSWDEEQRMYTTSSIAPVFLVHRLVRAGLLASGSRVVLVSSEAGSIALRHDKEGGGNYAHHASKAALNMVGKLLSLDLKDKGVVVSIVHPGFMRTEMTAGVGFDKFWDQGGAVTPDEAAKSLVEWTDGLDMSKSGEYWAPRGPRDIGTAEVVLGKDLSTPLHLPW encoded by the exons ATGTCCACGTCAAcggtcctcatcgtcggcgccacccgcggcctcggcgccagcctcgtccgccagtacgtcgcccgtgccggcgccaccgtcttcgCCACCACGCGGTCCAACATCATCCCCAGCGGcttccccgtccccgtcaaGTGGCTTCCGGGCATCGACCTCATGAgccgcgacgctggcgacACGCTCGTCAAGCTCCTCAAGGACCCGcacgcctcgccgccgctctccaCCGTG ATCATCACGGCCGGCCACTTCACCACCGAGGACCTCACAGCCGAAAAGGGCCCCAGCtgggacgaggagcagcgcatGTACACCACCAGTTCCATTGCccccgtcttcctcgtccaccgcctcgtccgcgccggcctgctcgccaGCGGTTcccgcgtcgtcctcgtttcctccgaggccggcagcatcgcccTACGCCACGAtaaggagggcggcggcaactaCGCCCATCACGCGAGCAAGGCCGCTCTCAACATGgtcggcaagctgctcagcctcgacctcaaggacaagggcgtcgtcgtgagCATCGTGCACCCAGGCTTTATGCGTACCGAGATGACGGCCGGCGTCGGTTTCGACAAGTTTTGGGATCAAGGCGGAG CCGTCACgccggacgaggccgccaagagCCTGGTCGAGTGGACCGACGGACTCGACATGTCCAAGTCGGGCGAGTACTGGGCACCCCGAGGCCCGC GCGATATTGGAACGGCCGAAGTGGTTCTCGGCAAGGATTTGTCGACGCCGCTACATCTCCCGTGGTGA
- the HRR25 gene encoding Non-specific serine/threonine protein kinase (COG:T~EggNog:ENOG503NUPD) has translation MTTMDLRVGNKYRIGRKIGSGSFGDIYLGTNIISGEEIAIKLESVKAKHPQLEYEARVYKSLAGGVGIPFVRWFGTECDYNAMVLDLLGPSLEDLFNFCNRKFSLKTVLLLADQLISRIEYIHAKSFIHRDIKPDNFLMGIGKRGNQVNVIDFGLAKKYRDPKTHFHIPYRENKNLTGTARYASINTHLGVEQSRRDDMESLGYVMLYFCRGSLPWQGLKAATKKQKYDRIMEKKMTTPTEVLCRGFPNEFAIYLNYTRSLRFDDKPDYSYLRKIFRDLFVREGFQYDYVFDWTVYKYQKNAQAIAQAAGAANPDEDDKARASRTNAATAGQSGAAKPNAIPSSRRKMLERGSGAGVDTPDTNRAIGGSDRM, from the exons ATGACTACCATG GATCTCCGCGTCGGTAACAAGTACCGTATCGGCCGCAAGATCGGTTCCGGCTCATTCGGCGACATCTACCTCGGCACCAACATCATCTCCGGTGAGGAGATTGCCATCAAGCTCGAGTCTGTCAAGGCCAAGCACCCTCAGCTGGAGTATGAGGCTCGCGTCTACAAgtcgctcgccggcggcgtcggcattCCCTTCGTCCGCTGGTTCGGCACCGAGTGTGACTACAACGCCATGGTTctcgacctcctcggccCCAGCCTGGAGGACCTCTTCAACTTCTGCAACCGCAAGTTCTCGCTCAAGAcggtgctcctcctcgcggaCCAGCTCATCTCCCGCATCGAGTACATCCACGCCAAGTCGTTCATCCACCGCGACATCAAGCCCGACAACTTCCTCATGGGCATCGGCAAGCGCGGCAATCAGGTCAACGTTATCGACTTTGGTCTTGCCAAGAAGTACCGCGACCCCAAGACGCACTTCCACATCCCCTACCGCGAGAACAAGAACTTGACCGGCACCGCTCGCTATGCCTCCATCAATACCCACCTCGGCGTTGAGCAGTCCCGCCGTGACGACATGGAGTCTCTTGGCTACGTCATGCTCTACTTCTGCCGTGGCTCTCTCCCCTGGCAGGGTCTCAAGGCGGCCACCAAGAAGCAAAAGTACGACCGCATcatggagaagaagatgacgacCCCCACCGAGGTGCTCTGCCGTGGCTTCCCCAACGAGTTTGCCATCTACCTCAACTACACCCGGTCCCTCCGCTTCGACGACAAGCCCGACTACAGCTACCTGCGCAAGATCTTCCGCGATCTCTTCGTCCGCGAGGGCTTCCAGTACGACTACGTCTTCGACTGGACCGTCTACAAGTACCAGAAGAACGCTCAGGCCATtgcccaggccgccggcgccgccaatccggatgaggacgacaaggcccgcgcctcgcgcaccaacgccgccacggccggccagaGCGGTGCCGCCAAGCCCAATGCGATCCCCAGCTCTCGCCGCAAGATGCTCGAACGCGGATCTGGTGCTGGCGTCGACACTCCGGATACCAACCGCGCcattggcggcagcgacaggaTGTGA
- the GYP2 gene encoding GTPase activating protein (GAP) (BUSCO:EOG09260K4B~EggNog:ENOG503NW7X~COG:S), which yields MFSNLTNIVQKAQQLIDPTQGLNLSGSDRNPSKASLFQSQFRLPPSQTPLYEINAELTIPPSNATRGERDAERGWHYPGKLHLSEAYMCFSTTPTSFAQSASTSTSAAFTGQTHGAGPSGNGFTFPLCAIRRVERLNSQNFQFALAITTWNGLLADSPKDKDSAAKDAAREQRITIHLAGTRHACERFCDGLKRGLRAGVGNVAKLRKVVAECYSEHLLRTEERKNVSPPDAGLGMVFRYPGDPKKLRDRAKMRLWAEYLRDNGRNTTLIRQPTFHKLIRVGLPNRLRGEIWELTSGSIYLRLENPTQYADTLAKFEGQESLAIDEIEKDLNRSLPEYPGFQSEDGIGRLRRVLTAYSWVNPDVGYCQAMNIVVAALLIYMSESQAFFLLSALCDRLVPGYYSTTMYGTLLDQKVFESLVERTMPILWEHLVKSDVQLSVVSLPWFLSLYVNSMPLIFAFRVLDVFFVEGPKVLFQVGLAILRINGEELLDAADDGAFISVLKSYFSRLDESAHPKSENPKLRAVTRFQELMVVAFKEFSGITHSTITDLRLKKKDAVLSNIENFAKRTAIRNLGPDSKLISTDELGALYDRFYSVLYERQQRDMMIQEEAQRRAKSSRMRASEIFASGLPQGEAVEKGRVALGPSTSLMDYDAFREFLAGMCKWAISDSPNHSRRETGEMDRLSKSARRPADIMSPWGTGPAPAEHDFLQRLYRKWDVDGNSALTLQNVVTGLAGIKGKRDIMGTITYFFELYDDDNDGKVDREGILRISEALLFLSRRGLEGTLSPNASSTALNGDAASAHDSQNSLPSGIPTNERFLGSVSAFIRRCFEYADPDHPQHQSDGEAPVAGGATDNSAAFAIGDDDDDEDLLGLETPAASPSKTKKPGDVSPASSGDAAQRTASRAKSEAANAALDPAHPLHITLPTFRMVVLADELLEQFFESSFPSSFHIIEGVPSAAAASSASSLTTFASLGFGVRPPPVQAGPPGAGRGLRGVLDNIVTDGMRVATEVRRRMEEAQRELEKNALPGQRPEDDDEDDDDIGVAVGARAGPGGTSQDIERRSVKSTDRDLLDGLDAEAGAPSKDQEPNLMDMDPGEGKRPAGPATTQGTGVVEFEG from the exons ATGTTCTCCAACCTGACCAACATCGTGCAAAAGGCCCAGCAGCTCATCGACCCCACGCAGGGCCTCAACCTCTCGGGCTCCGACCGCAACCCGTCCAAGGCCTCGCTCTTCCAGAGCCAGTTCCGCCTGCCGCCCTCCCAAACGCCCCTCTACGAGATCAACGCCGAGCTCaccatccctccctccaatGCCACCCGCGGCGAacgcgacgccgagcgcggATGGCACTATCCCGGCAAGCTGCACCTCTCCGAGGCCTACATGTGCTTCTCGACCACGCCTACCAGCTTCGCCCAGTCCGCCAGCACCTCCACCTCGGCTGCCTTTACCGGCCAGACTCACGGTGCCGGGCCCAGCGGCAATGGCTTCACATTTCCGCTCTGCGCCATCCGGAGGGTCGAGAGGCTCAACAGCCAAAACTTTCAG TTCGCGCTCGCGATAACCACGTGGaacggcctgctcgccgacagccccaaggacaaggactcTGCTGCCAAGGATGCCGCCCGGGAACAGCGAATCACCATTCATCTCGCCGGCACCCGGCACGCGTGCGAGCGCTTCTGCGATGGCCTCAAGCGCGGGCTGAgggccggcgtcggcaacgTGGCCAAGCTGCGCAAAGTCGTGGCCGAGTGCTACTCGGAACACCTCCTGCGCAccgaggagaggaagaaCGTGAGCccccccgacgccggcctgggcaTGGTCTTTCGCTATCCTGGCGACCCCAAGAAGCTGCGAGACCGCGCCAAGATGCGCCTCTGGGCCGAGTACCTGCGAGACAACGGCCGCAACACCACGCTCATCCGCCAGCCCACCTTCCACAAGCTCATCCGCGTCGGTCTCCCCAACCGACTGCGGGGCGAGATATGGGAGCTCACCTCGGGCTCCATCTACCTGCGCCTCGAGAACCCGACCCAGTACGCCGACACGCTGGCCAAGTTTGAGGGCCAGGAGTCgctcgccatcgacgagatCGAAAAGGACCTGAACCGAAGCCTGCCCGAGTACCCCGGCTTCCAgagcgaggacggcatcgggaggctgcgccgcgtcctGACGGCGTACAGCTGGGTCAACCCCGACGTCGGCTACTGCCAGGCCATGAATatcgtggtggcggcgctcctcATCTACATGTCCGAGTCGCAGGCCTTtttcctcctctccgcccTGTGCGACCGCCTGGTGCCCGGGTACTACTCGACGACCATGTACGGCACCCTCCTCGACCAAAAGGTCTTTGAGTCTCTGGTCGAGAGGACGATGCCCATTCTCTGGGAGCACCTGGTCAAGAGCGACGTTCAGCTATCCGTCGTCTCCTTGCCTTGGTTCCTCTCCCTCTACGTCAACTCCATGCCCCTCATATTTGCTTTCCGggtcctcgacgtcttcttcgtcgagGGACCCAAGGTCCTGTTTCAGGTCGGCCTGGCTATCCTGCGCATCAACGGagaggagctgctcgacgctgccgacgacggggcgtTCATCTCGGTCCTCAAGTCGTACTTTTCACGGCTAGACGAGTCCGCGCACCCCAAGTCCGAGAACCCcaagctgcgcgccgtcacGCGGTTTCAGGAGCTCATGGTTGTGGCGTTCAAGGAGTTTTCGGGCATCACGCACAGCACCATTACGGATCTGCGGCTCAAGAAGAAGGATGCCGTGCTGAGCAACATTGAAAACTTTGCGAAGCGGACCGCGATTCGAAACCTGGGACCCGACAGCAAGCTCATCAGcaccgacgagctcggcgcgctgtACGACCGGTTCTACAGCGTGCTTTACgaacggcagcagcgggacATGATGATTCAGGAGGAGGCCCAGCGGAGGGCCAAGTCGAGTAGGATGAGAGCCTCCGAGATCTTCGCCTCCGGGCTCCCCCAgggcgaggctgtcgagaAGGGGCGGGTGGCCCTCGGCCCTAGCACCAGCCTCATGGATTACGATGCCTTCCGGGAGTTCCTCGCCGGCATGTGCAAGTGGGCCATTTCCGACTCCCCGAATCACTCGAGGCGCGAGACGGGTGAGATGGACAGGCTATCCAAGAGCGCCAGGAGGCCGGCCGACATCATGTCGCCGTGGGGGACCGGCCCGGCGCCTGCCGAGCACGACTTTTTGCAGCGGCTGTACAGAAAGTGGGACGTCGATGGCAACTCGGCCCTGACGCTGCAAAACGTCGTGACGGGGCTGGCCGGGATCAAGGGCAAGCGGGACATCATGGGCACCATCACGTACTTTTTCGAGctctacgacgacgacaacgacggcaaggtgGACCGCGAGGGCATCTTGCGGATATCAGAGGCGCTGCTGTTCTTGTCGCGACGCGGGCTAGAGGGCACCCTGAGCCCCAACGCCTCGAGCACGGCACtcaacggcgacgcagccAGCGCGCACGACTCGCAGAACAGCCTTCCCTCGGGCATTCCGACGAACGAGCGCTTTCTGGGCAGCGTAAGCGCCTTTATCCGTCGGTGCTTTGAGTACGCGGACCCCGACCACCCTCAGCATCAAAGCGATGGCGAGGCTCCTGTAGCCGGCGGGGCCACCGACAACAGCGCCGCTTTTGCCatcggggacgacgacgacgacgaagacttGCTGGGCCTGGAAACGCCAGCTGCATCTCCGTccaagaccaagaagccTGGGGACGTGTCCCCGGCCtcgagcggcgacgccgcccagcgcacGGCGTCCAGAGCCAAGTCTGAGGCCGCCAACGCAGCGCTGGACCCGGCGCACCCGCTGCACATTACGCTCCCGACGTTTAGGATGGTGGTACTAGCCGACGAGCTGTTGGAGCAGTTCTTTGAGTCGTCGTTCCCATCGTCTTTCCACATCATCGAGGGCGTCccgagtgcggcggcggcgtcgtcggcgtcatcactCACCACATTTGCCAGCCTTGGCTTTGGGGtgcggccgcctcccgtccaAGCAGGCCCGCCGGGCGCCGGACGaggcctgcgcggcgtgcTCGACAACATCGTCACGGACGGCATGCGCGTGGCGACCGAGGTGCGCAGGcggatggaggaggcgcaaagggagctggagaagaacGCCTTGCCCGGACAGCGCcccgaggatgacgacgaggatgacgacgacattggcgtggccgtcggggccCGGGCCGGACCGGGCGGCACGAGCCAGGACATTGAGCGGCGCTCCGTCAAGAGCACGGACCGCGACCTACTGGACGGGCTCGACGcagaggcgggcgcgccgtccAAGGATCAGGAGCCGAACCTGATGGACATGGACCCGGGCGAGGGGAAGCGTCCCGCGGGGCCGGCAACGACGCAGGGCACGGGCGTGGTAGAGTTTGAAGGGTGA
- a CDS encoding uncharacterized protein (COG:S~EggNog:ENOG503P750), giving the protein MSPTKPHHQHQQQAHHHQPPVSAVHASAALFPDSDFTASFHASQNLMISCGCVPVDPARRLIALLHDPHTGITQLPKGRKNIGEDVARAALRETCEETGLLGFRLLPLRVATRATPTAEMLDAHFGTATPSAAAAAAAEAAAGGAGAVGGPTVSAAATASNGSGSGNGQGHEVDTADTAADDDDAQWHNLEDVTSWQPNTEPIAVTTRRCRGTLALKLVLWYVAEGDSTAESHAADTREAWEAHYILEWVDARDAPGRMTFPTDASVVEKALDDMRRSGYDI; this is encoded by the coding sequence ATGTCTCCCACGAagccgcaccaccagcaccaacaacaggcgcaccaccaccaaccccccgtctccgccgtccacgcctccgccgccctcttcccCGACTCGGACTTCACCGCCTCCTTCCACGCCTCGCAGAACCTCATGATCTCGTGCGGCTGCGTGCCCGTCgacccggcccgccgcctcatcgccctccTGCACGACCCCCACACCGGCATCACCCAGCTACCCAAGGGTCGCAAGAAcatcggcgaggacgtggcccgcgccgccctccgcgagACCTGCGAGGAGACGGGCCTCCTGGGCTTCCGcctgctgcccctgcgcGTCGCCACCCGCGCCACGCCCACGGCGGAGATGCTCGACGCGCACTTTGGCACTGCGACGCCtagcgctgcggcggcggcggctgcggaagccgctgctggtggtgctggtgctgtagGGGGACCGACGGTATCAGCAGCGGCCACTGCCtccaacggcagcggcagcggcaatgGCCAAGGACATGAGGTTGATACAGcagacaccgccgccgacgacgacgacgcccagtGGCACAACCTCGAAGACGTCACCTCCTGGCAGCCCAACACGGAGCCAATCGCAGTCACCAccaggcgctgccgcggcaccctcgccctcaagcTCGTCCTCTGGtacgtcgccgagggcgactcgacggccgagtcgcacgccgccgacacgcGCGAGGCATGGGAGGCGCACTACATCCTCGAGTGGGTCGACGCTCGCGACGCGCCCGGCCGCATGACTTTCCCGAccgacgccagcgtcgtcgagaaggccctcgacgacatgcgcCGCTCCGGCTACGACATTTGA
- the PKA4 gene encoding Non-specific serine/threonine protein kinase (EggNog:ENOG503NW1V~COG:T) produces the protein MAATVANSSQAQLGVYSREGGGGGEGSESKAQPSSPSAVVEPLPPAPTFKPSDFSLVRTLGTGTFARVCLVRPATSADHDERQQHHQHQHQQDGDAQHQQQQEVYALKILRKTDVIKLKQVDHVRHERAILADVAGHPFITNLLASFADRDSLYMLLDYVPGGELFSYLRRLRRFDEPVARFYAAEIVLVLEYLHEHQGGVAYRDLKPENLLLDRDGHIKLVDFGFAKRLGYKDDNRPVETYTLCGTPEYLAPEVIHNKGHTTAVDWWALGILMYEFLTGYPPFWHQNPIEIYKQIVEKPVIFPQEPPISPDAKDLIRSFCTTDRSRRLGNISGGAARVKAHPWFADVDWDGLLARRGQGPIIPPVRYPGDAQCFDTYPEDDGRRAQYTDDMAQRYDHYFEDF, from the exons ATGGCGGCCACCGTCGCAAATTCGTCGCaggcgcagctcggcgtctATAGCcgtgaaggcggcggcggcggcgagggcagcgaaAGCAAGGCgcagccctcgtcgccatcggccgTTGTCgagccgctcccgcccgcgccgacgttCAAACCCAGCGATTTCTCCCTCGTGCGGACGCTGGGCACGG GCACCTTTGCCCGCGTATGCCTCGTCCGacccgcgacgtcggcagACCACGATGAGCGGCAGCAacatcaccagcaccagcaccagcaagacggcgacgcgcaacaccaacaacaacaagaagtGTACGCCCTCAAGATCCTGCGCAAGACCGACGTCATCAAGCTCAAGCAGGTCGACCACGTCCGGCACGagcgcgccatcctcgccgacgtggccggccACCCCTTCATCACCAACCTGCTCGCCTCCTTCGCCGACCGCGACTCGCTCTACATGCTGCTCGACTacgtccccggcggcgagctcttcAGCtacctgcgccgcctgcgccgcttcgacgagcccgtcgcccgcttctacgccgccgagatcgtcctcgtcctcgagtACCTGCACGAGCaccagggcggcgtcgcctacCGCGACCTCAAGCCCGAGAACCTCCTGCTCGACCGCGACGGCCACATCAAGCTCGTCGACTTTGGCTTCGCCAAGCGCCTCGGCTACAAGGACGACAACCGCCCCGTCGAGACCTACACCCTCTGCGGCACCCCCGAGTACCTCGCCCCCGAGGTCATCCACAACAAGGGCcacaccaccgccgtcgactGGTGGGCCCTCGGCATCCTCATGTACGAGTTCCTCACGGGCTATCCGCCCTTTTGGCACCAGAACCCCATTGAGATTTATAAGCA AATCGTCGAGAAGCCCGTCATCTTCCCCCAGGAGCCCCCCATCTCTCCCGACGCAAAGGACCTCATCCGCTCCTTTTGCACCACGgaccgctcccgccgcctcggcaacatctccggcggcgccgcccgcgtcaaAGCCCACCCGTGgttcgccgacgtcgactgggacggcctgctcgcccgccgcggccagggcccCATCATCCCCCCGGTGCGCTATCCCGGCGACGCCCAGTGCTTCGACACGTaccccgaggacgacggccgccgcgcccagtACACGGATGACATGGCGCAACGGTACGACCACTACTTTGAGGACTTTTGA
- a CDS encoding uncharacterized protein (COG:U~TransMembrane:1 (i518-536o)~EggNog:ENOG503NXE5), translated as MTTLLPVDRDDEPDSASTSSMSPSTLDLLVLTFNCAKNLINPGVFATHLASAFGHNATELPDLVVFSLQEIAPLSQAFIGDYFLNPYVARFDEAINLAAALQQQPQQDVVSVTPTEGGTSNERRYTLARAHNVGYTAILLFARDPARIRDLQEAEVGFGAAEMGNKGAVGLRALYDAGKEGDEAQTTELTFVATHLAAMEWNLPRRNANWAAIMRGLTFDNPEAVVQRMRGREGTSSSSSAAAAAAAAGSSSEDEADDEGQGEESERHRLLHDHHHRRHLELQRQLHDISVFKPSSHLFVAGDLNYRISTVSPEPNAAFPSLDPASEHYYPTFFPLDQLTRERAAGRTMHGLTEHEVRFPPTYKYDIQGGHHDGGDDEDDDAPVPWTFAPHRYPSWTDRVLYLDLPPWVKTGDGDATPRMRVRGYDALPVVRTSDHRAVFLRVDVPLIPPSRLAPPETRSPVRGSEDSADADATVRATDPRVRLPVEIDPEAWERRKAARQKEKLLGWSMFLWSTREGALVLATLLVAGVGGYWMYKWA; from the exons atgacgacgttGCTGCCCgtcgaccgcgacgacgagccggacAGCGCTTCAACATCGAGcatgtcgccctcgacgctcgACCTCTTGGTCCTCACGTTCAACTGCGCCAAGAACCTGATTAACCCGGGCGTCTTTGCCACACACCTGGCGTCGGCGTTTGGGCACAACGCGACGGAGTTGCCCGACTTGGTGGTCTT CTCGCTGCAGGAGATTGCCCCTCTGAGCCAGGCTTTCATCGGCGACTACTTCCTCAACCCCTACGTGGCCCGGTTCGACGAGGCCATTAACctagcggcggcgctgcaacAACAGCCGCAACAAGACGTGGTGTCGGTGACGCCGACAGAAGGGGGCACGAGCAACGAGAGACGGTACACGCTCGCACGGGCGCACAATGTCGGGTACACGGCGATCCTGCTGTTCGCGAGGGACCCCGCCCGCATTAGGGATCTGCAAGAGGCGGAGGTGGGCTTTGGCGCGGCAGAGATGGGCAAcaagggcgccgtcggcctgcgAGCGCTGTAcgacgccggcaaggagggcgacgaagcgcaGACGACGGAGCTGACGTTTGTGGCGACGCACCTGGCCGCCATGGAGTGGAACCTGCCGCGGCGCAACGCCAACTGGGCGGCCATCATGAGGGGTCTGACGTTTGACAACccggaggcggtggtgcaGCGGatgcgcggccgcgagggcacgtcgtcgtcgtcgtcggcggcggcggcggcggcggcggcggggagctcgtccgaagacgaggccgacgacgaagggcAAGGAGAGGAGTCGGAGCGGCACCGCCTGTtgcacgaccaccaccaccgacgacacctcgagctgcagcggcagctgcacGACATCTCCGTCTTCAAGCCCTCGTCGCACCTGTTCGTGGCGGGGGACCTCAACTACCGCATCTCGACGGTGTCGCCGGAgcccaacgccgccttccCGAGCCTCGACCCGGCGTCGGAGCACTACTACCCGACCTTCTTCCCGCTGGACCAGCTGAcgcgcgagcgcgccgcgggGCGGACCATGCATGGCCTGACGGAGCACGAGGTGCGCTTCCCGCCGACGTACAAGTACGACATCCAGGGCGGacaccacgacggcggcgacgatgaagacgacgacgcccccgtGCCGTGGACGTTTGCGCCGCACCGGTACCCCAGCTGGACGGACCGCGTGCTGTACCTGGACCTCCCGCCGTGGGTCAAGAccggcgacggtgatgcgACGCCGCGGATGCGCGTCCGCGGGTACGATGCGCTGCCCGTGGTGCGCACCAGCGACCACCGCGCCGTGTTCCtgcgcgtcgacgtgccgctcatcccgccctcgcgcctcgcGCCACCCGAGACGCGGTCCCCGGTGAGGGGCAGCGAGGACAGtgcggacgcggacgcgaCCGTGAGGGCGACGGACCCGCGCGTGCGCCTGCCCGTGGAGATTGACCCGGAGGCGTGGGAGCGgcgcaaggcggcgcggcagaaggagaagctgctcggCTGGAGCATGTTCCTCTGGAGCacgcgcgagggcgcgctcgtGCTTGCGACGCTGCTGGTCGCCGGCGTGGGCGGGTACTGGATGTACAAGTGGGCGTAG